Genomic segment of Xenopus laevis strain J_2021 chromosome 4S, Xenopus_laevis_v10.1, whole genome shotgun sequence:
atcaaaagtttACCCTACAACTTCACAGATTAAATGAAAGCACTGGTAATATAAGTCTTTAGAACTCTAGAAATAGTATTTGGGCCACTTATTTTCACTCCTGTGTTCCTTTTGCCAAGCTTTCCGAAGTTCCTCAATTTCCTTCCCGTACCATTCATgcaactttgaaaaacaaaatgtaccAGGACATACTGGGCTTTCTAAAGACACTGGCATAGAGGCTGAAGAAGCTCCATTAACCCAGACTGCACCACGTCTACGAGGGGGCAAAGGTGGTGGTAAAGGTGAAGGTATAGCACTGCCACTGACCCTGGTATGAGTCTCCAAGTTTGAGTCTTCAGGATGGACAATCCCATTGGACAACTCAGAAGGTCGGGAATGTTCCAACTTAGTCCTGGAAACAGCTCGTGATCTACCCCTATGACGTCCAGATTTCCTTCGGATGCTGGTCTTCTGCATAAGTTCTAGCTGCCTCTCGAGTTCCCTCACAACCAGCCTCATATAATCAAAGCTAGCCCTGGACAATGCCTTCACCCAGCACTCCATCTCTTCTTGACTTTCTGCTGCCAATATGTAAGATCGAGACCCAGTACCATTGAATCTGACACAGAAGGCATGCTCTTCTTTTGAATGG
This window contains:
- the pheta2.S gene encoding sesquipedalian-1 — protein: MKLNERSMAHYATSDSPTDCTGYLYKRGVKHTAYQKRWFVLKGNLLFYFEEQGNREPVGVVVLEGCTIELCHSKEEHAFCVRFNGTGSRSYILAAESQEEMECWVKALSRASFDYMRLVVRELERQLELMQKTSIRRKSGRHRGRSRAVSRTKLEHSRPSELSNGIVHPEDSNLETHTRVSGSAIPSPLPPPLPPRRRGAVWVNGASSASMPVSLESPVCPGTFCFSKLHEWYGKEIEELRKAWQKEHRSENKWPKYYF